The nucleotide window ATATTTGAATTTTATgctgtgtttggttgctgagaaaattagGAAAAGATAAATATCGGAATTTTATGATgggtttggttgctgagaaaatgtggGGTAAGGAAAAGTGTTTGGGTGGTCAGAAAATGTTTGAGGGTTTATAAAGTTTGAGTTTGGGTGCTCAGAAAATGTTTGAGGGTTTATAAAGTTTGAGGCTTGGAATTATTTATAGTTGGGGTTTGGAGTGAGAAAAGAACAACTTTCAGCTTCTAGCGATGTAAATTGCAGTTAATTGAGAGTTGGTTCTCTAATTCTGAGCACAGCAGCTACTTATTAAATTGCAGGATGATTTTGTTTCTTATAATTGTACCGAAGTTGGCCCAAATGCTAAACCGGTGTTTCCTTGGTTGTATATTGTGTTAAATGAAGAAAACTCTTGGATCTAGATGTGCTAAACTGACTAGAAAGAACAAGTGCCTAATATGGGTTGGATGGCCCTGTTAGGCCACAATTTCCCAGCTTATAGGTTGTTATCTGCTAAGCTATTGCTTAACCGAAGGTTGTGGTTTTAAGTTTGTAGCGGGTGCAATGATGGATCAGCACTTTGTGCTGTGAATCTTGaatttcttttagttttttggCTCTGCTAGCGAACACAATTCTAGGTTTGAGACATATTACCATAAACCTTTTTGTAGTGACGAATCTTGTATGTGTTCCTAAGAAAAGGAAGTTGTCCATTTTTCGGGAGAACTcttgaatgaaggtggaaaagAATCAAGTTTCTTTCCAAGCATTCCCttgattttttttgggttattCTTCAAGTATGTGACCAAACCTTTCGGTGGTGCAGAGTCAAATGCTAGAAAATTCATTTATAATGgataatgctatgaatatggtGTGCCTCCTAGTTGATTTATGTGGTCCATCATCCAGGCTTAACGACTCTTTGTAGCTCCGTCAATTGGTCTAGTATTGTCTAATATTATAGTTTATGTTTTGTAAGGATGCTTTGTTACATTGTTATTTGTGTTCCTTTGAGTTTAGTGTTTGATGACCAAAATCTCTTTCTTAGGATGTAACACATGCTCTCCTCTCACACCATGATTGGCTTCGTGCACTGCGGATGACTTCCTATGGGTTTCTTTTGTACGGCCCTGGTTCTTATGCTTGGTACCAGTATCTTGATCATTCTTTGCCTGCGAAAACTGTAGAGAACCTACTGCTGAAGGTACGACCTCTTTTACATCAATGTTGAGGTAGCATGACTCTAAGGAacttcagaaaagaaaaaaaaaacaaagtaaagTTTGAGGAAATAAAAATTGAACGGAAGCCATTTGGAAGGTATCTCATAGCTTTCTTTTCTTCCAGGTTTTGTTGAATCAAATTGTGCTTGGTCCATGTGTTATTGCTGTTGTTTTTGCGTGGAACAATTTATGGCAAGGGAAACTCTCACAGCTTCCAGAGAAGTATCGAAGAGATGCTCTTCCCACATTACTTTATGGTAAACTTATTCTGATTGTTATTTATGTTCACTCTGTAGTTCAGATTTCATAAACTTgtatttttccaatttttgttGTATTATTTTGTGCAGGGTTTAGGTTCTGGATACCTGTCAGTTTATTGAATTTCTGGTACACCATTTTCTCATCTGCTATTTATTTCCTCTATTTTTTCATCTCCTCCAGTACCTGAAATTTAAGCCGTGCCTCAATTCATCATAGACTGTTGGAAATTGTTTGTAAACTAGTAATTTCTCTATAAAGACAATGAAAGATTTTTTTGCAGTGAGCGATGGGAAAATTCTTTTCCGAGAACGTCATACTCTGGCATATACTCCACTTTTTAATACCAAATCAAGTGGTAGCTTTATCTAATTGACTGAAATGGCTTTCGATACAGGGTGGTACCTCTTCGAGCTCGTGTAGCTTTCATGTCCGTGGGTTCAATTTTCTGGAACTTCTGCTTGTCTTCAACTATGAGCAAGTAGCATCTGTGCATTTTATCAACAATTGTATCAGCAAGCAGAACTTTGGCCACGAGGTATCGGTTACAcatctgattgcttaccttgctTTTAGCTTCTTAGTTCTTCCTGTCTTATGCTATTTCTTTACTCGTGGCAGATTGGTTTGGAGGTCTGACATCTGGGAGACCGCGATTGAGAAGAAAATAAGGATCAGAAGCaacttttttgttaaaaaagatGAAATTCAAGCCCTTCGGATTTGAAGTTTGATTGTTTAACAACGTGGACCTTGTGAACTGATTCTTTTTCTGCTAGCTgtaaaagaagaaaggaaaacgGATACTTTTCTTAACGTACCTGGTCATTACTCTGATTTTTGAGCCACTCGGTTGTTGAAATTGCCTTTAATTGGGCTAGGTTCCGTTACTTGAACGAAACTAGATCTTGTGGAATCATATTGAACATTTGGCAATGCATTTCGAACTTTGCTAAAACTCGAGCGTACTTGTTCTATggcaaaaataaacaaataaattaatacagCGACCAAGACGGTGGATGCTATCGAAGATCATACCGAGTTTACTTGCATTGCAAGGATCTAAAGCAATGTGCATTACAGATGTTTGCAATGCAAGGATCTAAAGCGTTTTGCATTACAGATGGAGATATACAACATCCTCCGTGAAAGAAATGTAAGAATGTTTAGATGCCTTGCGATAGCTAATGGGGCCAAAAGGTGACAACTGAGAGTCCGAAAGCTCAGACTCGGGGGAATAAACTTTAAGAACTGGGGAGCGCACTACAATGGACAGAATCCACGGCGCACCTCATCTGCAAACCGTTGATTGACTCATAAGAATGAGTGCTTGATTGTTCAGTTGAGTGGACGCGTGTGTGCGGCCGTTGCTGGGAAACCTCTGCCATAGAATGCATTGTTATCTCAATCACATCGCAGAAACAGGAAAAGTAGAATCTGAACGGGTTGGAATCGATTCCTACATTGCTTTTTCTGTCGAATCTCTAGTAGCTTTTCTTGCATGCCACCACAAAAAGCATCAGCAATACAAAAAATGACAACCTTGattgacaaatatatatgtatatataccttGAAGCAGATGAAGGAATAAAAACTCTCAGAACCCGAAAACACATCAACAATATTGCATAGGAAGTGCAAACTCCGGAGATAGGCAGAACGTAGACATCATGAGCAGAAGTACCAACAATACCTATTCTCTTCCTACTCCTCCTCGTCCTTATCTTACCTATCGTGAGCCGTTTGATCTCTACTTCGGGAATTTTGAGGACGATTTTGGTGAATGGGCTTCTGGGATCTCTGGTAGTCCCTTGTATGATTTTCAAGCAACTCAAGTAAGTATAGTttctttccccttttctttATGATACGATGTGTAGAATATGGCATAAACTATTTTGGTTGCATAATCAGGTAACCAGAACAGGTGCGTCGGATTCAAGGCGACCATTTGAGGGAACGCTGGCGGTTGCAAGACCTCTTGGCTTAGCAGGGTAATCGCAGTCGAGATCACAGTTCACATGCagattttccttctttcttttcatgTCATTGATTCACATATCAGTAAAATGATTAGTACGCATACGTATGTGGTTTAGCATCAGTTCATATATGATCTAACGGCTAATGTGCCTCTTTCGAGCGCAGCCATTACTCGTACATTTTATTTGTTATCCTTCTCTCACCTTCTACTGATGGAAAACTTGCAGTTCAGCAGCAGCACCAGGTCCCCGAGTTCATATTCTGGTCCTTGGCGATGAATTGGCACGACAGGCAGACCCAAGGGCTAGACAGATGGTCGGTAACCAATGGAATACGGCCGCCCCAGGACTTGAAGCAGACTCCAGATTGACCCATAACGAGCAAAAGAAGGCGTTGCAGAAGCTGAAGAAAGAGATATACAATCCTTTACGGAGGAGAATATCGCAGAGAGTGAACTTGTATTACAGAGACATAGCtgtgaaggagaaggaaatggaGAATGATGAAAATGGCAAGAGGTGTCCCATTTGCTTGGATGACTTTGAGCCCAAACAAGAGGTTATGCTCACTCCTTGTAAGCATATGTTTCATGAAGAATGCATTGTGCCTTGGGTGAAGAGCAATGGTCGTTGCCCAGTATGTAGGTTTTCTATATCTGAGTGAACAATAATTACCTCTTCCagagaaaaagaaatattaCTAGATTAAGAGCGTAAACGAGTCGCGGCAAAAAAGTATTACTGTAACAAGAACTAGTTTAGTTATGATATTTTTAGTTGTTGAAATAGAGTTTAAGTTAAAGAACTGTCGAATGTTTTAAAGGGTGAAGGCAAAACCAAGACGTTTCATGGACAACCTCGAGtacttaaaattattattaatactttatatatatatatatatatagagagagagagagagagagagagagagattttttagaACAATCAAGCAAACATATCAAGCAATCAACAtttgacaattattattatttttctaattcACATCATAAAGTCACAATAAACTAATAGAAACTAAAAGTTAGAAACGTAaactttataaaataaataaataaataaaaaccctgTCCAAAAGGTCGTTTTGTGTTTgtctatttttaaaaataaaaaataaaataaaataaaattcatacGCCGAGGCAGCCTAGGCGCTTGAGGTGATAGCCTAGGAGTTTAGGCTTAGTATATAGCCCACTTCTGCTGGGCAGAGATGTTTTCCTCATAACTTTGCCTCGCCTGGGCAAGTCATAAAACTAGTTTTTTAAAACACTTGAACTAATACATATAACTCTTATCTCTTAAATCATACTAAATACGGGCTCGTTTGACACACATGATTAGATTGGAATGGATAACCTTTTGAATCATACTAAATTCAGACTCATTTGGTACACATGATTAGATTTAAATGGATAACCTACTAAATTAAAGGTTTATTGGAGAAATTACTAAAACTCAAGCATCATTGCAATCGCCTCCGTAGCTAGCACAGTAAATAGGCCGCCATGAAATCGCCACGAGTGTTACGAATAACCACACCAACACCTCGAAATGAAATGAAACGCCCCATTTTTCTGGACAACAGCACCAACACTGCAGTCGCCTAATTAATTTTGTATTCTTAGGGgcctttttattttcattttttttttttaataaatggtattatctacactaaggggagaagAGATGGACTTAGTCTCACAATTGGTTAGCAATAATgcggttcaaattcgtctttggtaagaatcgaacctaagacctctcatgtgaagaagaatattactagaccgtagtactaagtggtaacTTTTTAAAACTAACAATTTAAAAACTTGTTTAGGAACTAAtttcaattaaaacaaaattacaatGAAACCTTATTTCCAAATAAGAAATTGTTGGGTTTTTTCATTCATAGGTTTGTTGGGCTTGTATTGTAAAAAGGTGGATGAAGCCCTTCTGTCCCCCATTTCTGAGTCAGCAAAAAGTAGGCTCAAAAGATTCCAAAGGAGAAGCAAGTCCTAGGGAACGACTTCTTGTTCTTCTAGCAGCTCTTAAGGGCTTGATTTGATGTTACGCCAGATAATTTTGCCTCTAATGAAGTATTTCTAATGGCTTTAGTAAGATTGTTCAACTCTGAACAAATACTAGACATTAGAATAATTAGCATAAGAGCTTGAGACCCACAAGTTTAGCAAATGAGAGTGTATGATTTGGTTTcaaaagaaatatttgaagAGATATATGGCGGTGAAGATTAGGGTTTCAAGGATAAGAATGTGAGAAAAGTGGTTGAGGTTATGGCTTGCTGGGAGGTTTTACAGTAGCTAGGAGGAAAAAAGTTGGAGGCAGGACAGTGGGAAGCTTGAGGCTAGACTTGTGGTTGATGTAGGAAGCTTGCAGTAAGGTAGAGAAAGATTTTCGGTACCTGGAAGAAGAGGTTCTTCTCCTTTGCTTGCAGTTGAGCGTGGTATCCTCCTCCCCATTTATATGATATTGACTTGCTTTTATAGAGGGTGAAGACTCTCTTAAATTTGTTGGGTAAAATGGTGTGCTGGAAACTACTTAGGAATAAGAGGTGTCCGAAATAGCTTGTTTCCAACATATAAAACACATGATTTGAATCGTTTTATATATAAAGGATGAGATGGTTGAAAAAGTTCACGGAAAACATGTCTTAGGATGCGTTTGTTGCACTAGATTATCTCGAACTGGATTAGCTTTAGGGACTAAATTGG belongs to Malus sylvestris chromosome 17, drMalSylv7.2, whole genome shotgun sequence and includes:
- the LOC126610255 gene encoding uncharacterized protein LOC126610255: MSRSTNNTYSLPTPPRPYLTYREPFDLYFGNFEDDFGEWASGISGSPLYDFQATQVTRTGASDSRRPFEGTLAVARPLGLAGSAAAPGPRVHILVLGDELARQADPRARQMVGNQWNTAAPGLEADSRLTHNEQKKALQKLKKEIYNPLRRRISQRVNLYYRDIAVKEKEMENDENGKRCPICLDDFEPKQEVMLTPCKHMFHEECIVPWVKSNGRCPVCRFSISE
- the LOC126610256 gene encoding uncharacterized protein LOC126610256 — its product is MNALGGGGHGGLWGWNYSSPRKPKQQRKRPFDSKSQSSSKSADATGRAGHWFPLKQAATAGTLALTGDTIAQLTQRWRKAEAENQQDVTHALLSHHDWLRALRMTSYGFLLYGPGSYAWYQYLDHSLPAKTVENLLLKVLLNQIVLGPCVIAVVFAWNNLWQGKLSQLPEKYRRDALPTLLYGFRFWIPVSLLNFWVVPLRARVAFMSVGSIFWNFCLSSTMSK